The following are from one region of the Pseudomonas putida genome:
- a CDS encoding carboxynorspermidine decarboxylase: MIKTPYYFIDKTKLLGNMEKIAYVREHSGAKALLALKCFATWSVFDLMQQYMDGTTSSSLYELKLGRQKFAGETHAYSVAWADDEVEEMLENCDKIIFNSIGQLQRFAEQSEGKVRGLRVNPQVSSSDYLLADPARPFSRLGEWDPAKVEQVIEQISGFMFHNNCENGDFGLFDKMLTHIEERFGHLLHKVEWVSLGGGIHFTGEDYALDAFCARLKAFSEKYGVQVYLEPGEAAITNSASLEVTVLDTLYNGKHLAVVDSSIEAHMLDLLIYRLNAKMAPNDGAHTYMVCGKSCLAGDIFGEYQFDRPLAIGDRLSFVDAAGYTMVKKNWFNGLKMPSIVVKQLDGSVEVVREFGFEDYVSSLS; the protein is encoded by the coding sequence ATGATCAAGACGCCGTACTACTTCATCGATAAAACCAAGCTGCTGGGCAATATGGAGAAGATCGCCTACGTGCGCGAACACTCCGGTGCCAAGGCGCTGCTCGCCCTCAAGTGCTTCGCCACCTGGTCGGTCTTCGACCTGATGCAACAGTACATGGACGGCACCACCTCTTCGTCGTTGTACGAGCTCAAGCTCGGCCGCCAGAAGTTCGCCGGCGAAACCCACGCCTACAGCGTGGCCTGGGCCGACGACGAGGTCGAGGAAATGCTCGAGAACTGCGACAAGATCATCTTCAACTCGATCGGCCAGCTGCAGCGCTTTGCCGAACAGTCCGAAGGCAAGGTCCGTGGCCTGCGCGTCAACCCGCAGGTCAGCAGCTCCGACTACCTGCTGGCCGACCCGGCCCGCCCGTTCAGCCGCCTGGGCGAATGGGACCCGGCCAAGGTCGAACAGGTGATCGAGCAGATCTCCGGCTTCATGTTCCACAACAACTGCGAGAACGGCGACTTCGGCCTGTTCGACAAGATGCTCACGCACATCGAAGAGCGCTTCGGCCACCTGCTGCACAAGGTCGAATGGGTCAGCCTCGGTGGCGGCATCCACTTCACCGGTGAAGACTACGCGCTGGACGCCTTCTGCGCGCGCCTGAAAGCCTTCTCGGAAAAGTACGGCGTGCAGGTGTACCTGGAGCCGGGCGAAGCGGCCATCACCAACAGCGCATCGCTGGAAGTGACCGTGCTCGACACCCTGTACAACGGCAAGCACCTGGCCGTGGTCGACAGCTCGATCGAAGCGCACATGCTCGACCTGCTGATCTACCGCCTCAACGCCAAGATGGCCCCCAACGACGGCGCGCACACCTACATGGTCTGCGGCAAATCGTGCCTGGCCGGTGACATCTTCGGCGAATACCAATTCGATCGTCCACTGGCCATCGGTGATCGCCTGTCGTTCGTTGACGCGGCGGGTTACACAATGGTCAAGAAAAACTGGTTCAACGGTCTGAAAATGCCATCCATCGTGGTCAAGCAACTCGACGGCAGCGTCGAAGTGGTGCGCGAGTTCGGTTTCGAAGACTACGTTTCCAGCCTGTCCTAA
- a CDS encoding saccharopine dehydrogenase family protein: MKKNVLIIGAGGVAKVVAHKCAQHNDELGRIAIASRNISKCQAIIDSVKAKGSLKVPADIQAFSLNALDVEATKALIRETESQIVINVGSAFLNMSVLRACIDTGVAYLDTAIHEEPGKICETPPWYGNYEWKHLEECQAKNITAILGVGFDPGVVNSYAKLAQQQYFDSIDSIDILDVNAGSHGKYFATNFDPEINFREFTGQVWSWQNSQWTSNTMFEVKRTDDLPVVGSQNLYLTGHDEVHSISKNLNVPNVRFWMSFGEHYINVFTVLKNLGLLSEQPVKTAEGLEVVPLKVVKAVLPDPASLAPGYTGKTCIGDLVKGTKDGQPREVFIYNVADHEEAYAETDSQGISYTAGVPPVAAALLVARGEWDAKRMVNVEELPAEPFLKALDVMGLPTRVKDEKGDRPWDAEA; this comes from the coding sequence TTGAAGAAGAACGTTCTTATCATTGGTGCAGGAGGTGTCGCCAAGGTGGTGGCCCACAAGTGCGCGCAGCATAACGACGAACTGGGTCGTATCGCTATCGCGTCACGGAACATCTCCAAATGCCAGGCCATCATCGACAGCGTCAAGGCCAAGGGTAGCCTGAAGGTGCCCGCCGACATCCAGGCCTTCTCGCTCAATGCCCTCGATGTCGAGGCAACCAAGGCGCTGATCCGCGAAACCGAATCGCAGATCGTCATCAACGTTGGTTCCGCCTTCCTCAACATGTCGGTGCTGCGTGCCTGCATCGATACCGGTGTCGCCTATCTGGACACCGCCATCCACGAAGAGCCGGGCAAGATCTGCGAGACCCCGCCGTGGTACGGCAACTACGAGTGGAAACACCTCGAAGAGTGCCAGGCAAAAAACATTACCGCCATTCTCGGCGTCGGTTTCGACCCGGGTGTGGTGAACAGCTACGCCAAGCTGGCGCAGCAACAGTATTTCGACAGCATTGACTCGATCGACATCCTCGACGTCAATGCCGGTTCGCATGGCAAGTACTTCGCCACCAACTTCGACCCGGAAATCAACTTCCGCGAGTTCACCGGGCAAGTGTGGAGCTGGCAGAACAGCCAGTGGACCAGCAACACCATGTTCGAGGTCAAGCGTACCGATGACCTGCCAGTGGTAGGTTCGCAGAACCTGTACCTGACCGGCCACGATGAAGTTCACTCGATTTCGAAGAACCTCAACGTGCCGAACGTGCGTTTCTGGATGAGCTTCGGCGAGCACTACATCAACGTGTTCACCGTGCTGAAGAACCTGGGCCTGCTCTCCGAGCAGCCGGTGAAAACCGCCGAAGGCCTGGAAGTGGTACCGCTGAAGGTGGTCAAGGCCGTGCTGCCCGACCCAGCCTCGCTGGCCCCGGGCTACACCGGCAAGACCTGCATCGGTGACCTGGTCAAGGGCACCAAGGATGGCCAGCCGCGCGAAGTGTTCATCTACAACGTGGCAGACCACGAAGAAGCCTACGCCGAGACCGACAGCCAGGGCATTTCCTACACCGCCGGTGTACCGCCAGTGGCCGCTGCCCTGCTGGTCGCCCGAGGCGAGTGGGATGCCAAGCGCATGGTCAACGTCGAAGAGCTGCCAGCCGAGCCGTTCCTCAAGGCGCTGGACGTGATGGGCCTGCCGACCCGCGTCAAGGATGAAAAAGGCGATCGTCCCTGGGACGCTGAAGCCTAA
- a CDS encoding type 1 glutamine amidotransferase domain-containing protein yields the protein MTKMSRLALAVAGTLLAAGAHATPKGEVLVLLSSEHQLPLQDGKRYATGYYLNEFGVPADQLLKAGYKLVLVTPKGNAPRVDQRSIDPSYFAGDAVEMRRIEKVVQGLPGIDDTLSVKEVLAGDLGRYAGLFIPGGHAPLIDLANNPEVGALLRHFHQAGKPTAAICHGPIALLSAQQDPASYQSALARGEKPAANDWLYKGYKMTIFSDPEEQVFEGSLKDQRLLFYPANAMATAGGEMGYAEAWQPHVVVDRELITGQNPFSDKALAKALLDKLAGQGS from the coding sequence ATGACCAAGATGTCCCGACTTGCCCTGGCTGTTGCCGGCACCCTGCTTGCCGCCGGCGCCCACGCTACACCCAAGGGTGAGGTGCTGGTGCTGCTGTCCAGCGAGCACCAGTTGCCGCTGCAGGACGGCAAGCGCTACGCCACCGGCTACTACCTCAACGAATTCGGCGTGCCTGCCGACCAGTTGCTCAAGGCTGGTTACAAGCTGGTGCTGGTTACCCCCAAGGGTAATGCCCCGCGCGTCGACCAGCGTTCGATCGACCCAAGCTACTTTGCCGGCGATGCGGTGGAGATGCGCCGGATCGAGAAGGTCGTGCAAGGCCTGCCGGGCATTGACGATACCCTGTCGGTGAAAGAAGTCCTGGCCGGTGACCTGGGGCGCTATGCCGGGCTGTTCATCCCCGGTGGCCATGCGCCGTTGATCGACCTGGCCAACAACCCGGAAGTGGGTGCCTTGCTGCGGCATTTCCACCAGGCCGGCAAGCCCACGGCCGCCATCTGCCACGGCCCCATCGCCTTGCTCTCGGCCCAGCAGGACCCGGCAAGCTACCAGTCGGCGCTGGCGCGTGGTGAAAAGCCGGCAGCCAACGACTGGTTGTACAAAGGCTACAAGATGACCATTTTCTCCGACCCGGAGGAGCAGGTGTTCGAGGGTTCGCTCAAGGACCAGCGTTTGCTGTTCTACCCGGCCAACGCCATGGCAACGGCAGGGGGCGAGATGGGCTATGCGGAGGCCTGGCAACCCCATGTGGTGGTGGACCGTGAACTGATTACCGGGCAGAACCCGTTCTCGGACAAGGCCCTGGCCAAAGCGCTGCTGGACAAACTGGCCGGGCAGGGTAGCTGA
- a CDS encoding LysR family transcriptional regulator yields the protein MNITSKDLNLLYLFHVLYQERNATLAAQRMALSQPALSHKLNKLRHQFGDPLFVRAPRGLTPTPRAHELAPEVERLVVGLEGFYERCEGQDFLARPARLHLYSTDYAEQTLLPRLLPILRSQAPNLTLVTHNTRGQLPREELEKGTCDLAVAGFYTGLPETFHQQRLLSEHFVVLASRSHPGLDQGLDLDTFLASDHLLTTLTGDLDGLVDRALRSQGMQRRVVAGLSSFVAPTRLLRGTNLLLTCLRSLAIEATERDDDLRMYPLPLTLPAVEVMQIWHERTHADPLRRWFRQQLWRVSQQLPACTGNNF from the coding sequence ATGAATATCACCAGCAAGGACCTCAACCTGCTGTACCTGTTTCATGTGCTGTATCAGGAACGCAACGCCACCCTCGCCGCGCAACGCATGGCGCTGAGCCAGCCTGCGCTCAGTCACAAGCTGAACAAGCTGCGCCATCAGTTTGGCGACCCGCTGTTCGTCCGCGCGCCCCGGGGCCTGACCCCGACACCACGCGCCCACGAACTGGCGCCCGAGGTAGAACGCCTGGTGGTAGGGCTGGAAGGTTTCTATGAACGCTGCGAGGGGCAGGACTTCCTCGCCCGCCCTGCCCGCCTGCACCTGTACAGCACCGACTATGCAGAGCAGACGCTGTTGCCCAGGCTGCTGCCGATCCTGCGCAGCCAGGCACCGAACCTGACACTGGTCACCCACAACACGCGTGGCCAGCTACCTCGCGAAGAACTGGAGAAAGGCACCTGTGACCTGGCCGTTGCCGGGTTCTACACCGGCCTCCCGGAAACGTTCCACCAACAGCGCCTGCTCAGCGAACATTTTGTAGTGCTGGCCTCGCGCAGCCATCCAGGCCTGGACCAAGGCCTGGATCTCGATACCTTCCTTGCCAGCGACCACCTGCTCACGACACTCACCGGCGACCTTGATGGCCTGGTCGACCGCGCCTTGCGCAGCCAGGGCATGCAGCGACGGGTGGTGGCAGGCCTGTCGAGCTTCGTCGCACCCACGCGCCTGCTGCGCGGCACCAACCTGCTGCTCACCTGCCTGCGCTCGTTGGCCATCGAAGCCACCGAGCGTGATGACGACCTGCGCATGTACCCGCTGCCGCTGACACTGCCAGCGGTCGAGGTGATGCAGATCTGGCACGAACGCACCCATGCAGATCCCTTGCGACGCTGGTTCCGGCAACAGTTGTGGCGCGTCAGTCAACAGCTGCCGGCCTGCACAGGTAACAATTTCTAA
- a CDS encoding UDP-glucose/GDP-mannose dehydrogenase family protein, with translation MKVTVFGTGYVGLTQAVCLAQVGHSVLCMDVDAERVASLNTGHCPIFEPGLAPMLEKNLACGRLRFTTDASEAANYARLQFIAVGTPPQADGSADLKHVFAVVDSILEHADGPKVIVNKSTAPVGTVHRIKARIAQTVADSSRFHVVSNPEFLKEGSAVDDCMRPERIIIGGAAPAEVELLRELYLPFSRNREKLMVMDARSAELTKYAANCMLATKISFINEIANLAEHLGADIEMVRRGIGSDPRIGYDFIYAGCGFGGSCFPKDLQALRRSAEAEGFEPQLLRAVESVNEQQKGRLFSKIQRHYPRGLRGKVFALWGLSFKPNTNDIREASSRVLLEALWAAGARVQAHDPQAMEAIQRHYGPRADLQLMPCKDDALHGADALVIVTEWQDYRVLNLDKVPHQLADRVVFDGRNLFEPEHMAAAGLTYYGIGRGQVQPACPY, from the coding sequence ATGAAGGTCACTGTTTTCGGTACCGGCTATGTCGGCCTCACCCAGGCAGTGTGCCTGGCCCAGGTGGGGCACTCGGTGTTGTGCATGGATGTCGACGCCGAGCGGGTCGCGAGCCTCAATACAGGCCATTGCCCGATCTTCGAGCCCGGCCTTGCGCCGATGCTGGAAAAGAACCTGGCCTGCGGTCGCCTGCGCTTCACCACCGACGCCAGCGAAGCGGCCAACTACGCCAGGTTGCAGTTCATCGCCGTCGGTACCCCGCCACAGGCCGATGGCAGCGCCGACCTGAAGCATGTGTTCGCAGTGGTCGACAGCATCCTCGAACATGCCGACGGCCCCAAGGTGATCGTCAACAAATCCACTGCTCCGGTCGGCACGGTGCACCGCATCAAGGCGCGCATCGCCCAGACCGTGGCCGATAGCAGCCGCTTCCACGTTGTCAGCAACCCCGAGTTCCTCAAGGAAGGCTCGGCCGTCGATGACTGCATGCGCCCGGAGCGCATCATCATCGGCGGCGCGGCCCCCGCCGAAGTGGAGCTGCTGCGCGAGCTGTACCTGCCATTCAGCCGCAACCGCGAAAAGCTCATGGTCATGGATGCCCGCAGCGCCGAGCTGACCAAGTACGCGGCCAACTGCATGCTGGCGACCAAGATCTCGTTCATCAACGAAATCGCCAACCTGGCCGAGCACCTGGGCGCTGACATCGAAATGGTGCGCCGTGGCATCGGCTCGGACCCGCGCATCGGCTACGACTTCATCTATGCCGGCTGCGGCTTTGGCGGCTCATGCTTCCCCAAGGACCTGCAAGCCCTGCGCCGCAGCGCAGAGGCCGAAGGCTTCGAACCGCAGTTGCTGCGTGCGGTGGAGTCGGTCAACGAGCAGCAAAAGGGCCGGCTGTTCAGCAAGATCCAGCGCCACTACCCACGTGGCCTGCGGGGCAAGGTCTTCGCTTTGTGGGGGTTGTCGTTCAAGCCCAATACCAACGACATCCGCGAGGCCTCCAGCCGGGTCCTGCTGGAAGCGCTGTGGGCCGCCGGTGCGCGGGTGCAGGCCCACGACCCGCAGGCCATGGAAGCGATCCAGCGCCACTATGGTCCGCGCGCCGACCTGCAGCTGATGCCGTGCAAGGACGATGCGCTGCACGGCGCCGATGCCTTGGTGATCGTCACCGAATGGCAGGACTACCGCGTGTTGAACCTGGACAAGGTACCGCACCAACTGGCCGACCGGGTGGTATTCGACGGGCGCAACCTGTTCGAACCCGAGCACATGGCCGCCGCCGGCCTGACTTATTACGGCATCGGCCGTGGCCAGGTACAGCCAGCATGCCCGTACTGA
- a CDS encoding NAD-dependent epimerase/dehydratase family protein — translation MPVLITGVAGFIGYHVARRLCETGIEVVGIDNLNAYYSVQLKLARLQQLFGFAGFRFHTLDIAHPSELQQLFAGQAFSAVIHLAAQAGVRYSLDNPGAYGQANLVGFLNLLEACRQQPPRHLIYASSSSVYGANAKLPFCVDDPVEQPLSLYAASKRANELMAHSYAHLYQLPTTGLRFFTVYGPWGRPDMALFKFTRAMLEGRPIEVYNNGLMGRDFTYIDDIVESIVRLRLKPPVPDKGQPPCQLFNIGRGQPVRLLHFVESLERALGIKARRDYLPLQAGDVLETWADVGSLARWIGYTPDTSLEHGVNAFVGWYRDFYRV, via the coding sequence ATGCCCGTACTGATTACCGGCGTGGCCGGCTTTATCGGCTACCACGTTGCGCGGCGCCTGTGCGAAACAGGCATCGAGGTGGTCGGTATCGACAACCTCAATGCCTACTACAGCGTCCAGCTGAAGCTGGCGCGCCTGCAGCAGCTGTTCGGCTTTGCCGGTTTCCGCTTCCACACCCTCGACATCGCCCACCCGAGCGAACTGCAACAACTGTTCGCCGGGCAAGCGTTCAGTGCCGTGATCCACCTGGCGGCGCAGGCCGGGGTGCGCTATTCGCTGGACAACCCCGGCGCCTATGGCCAGGCCAACCTGGTCGGCTTTCTCAACCTGCTCGAAGCCTGCCGCCAGCAGCCGCCCCGCCATCTGATCTACGCCTCCAGCAGTTCGGTGTACGGCGCCAACGCCAAACTGCCGTTCTGCGTCGACGACCCGGTCGAGCAACCGCTGTCGCTGTATGCCGCCAGCAAGCGCGCCAATGAACTGATGGCGCACAGCTACGCACACCTGTACCAGCTGCCGACCACCGGCCTGCGCTTTTTCACCGTTTACGGCCCCTGGGGCCGCCCCGACATGGCGTTGTTCAAGTTCACCCGCGCCATGCTCGAGGGCCGGCCGATCGAGGTCTACAACAACGGCCTGATGGGGCGCGACTTCACCTACATCGACGACATCGTCGAGAGCATCGTGCGCTTGCGCCTGAAGCCGCCAGTGCCGGACAAAGGGCAACCACCCTGCCAGTTGTTCAACATCGGCCGAGGCCAGCCGGTACGGCTGCTGCACTTCGTCGAAAGCCTGGAACGTGCCTTGGGCATCAAGGCCCGGCGCGACTACCTGCCGCTGCAAGCGGGTGACGTGCTGGAAACCTGGGCCGACGTCGGCTCGCTGGCGCGCTGGATCGGCTACACCCCCGACACATCGCTGGAACACGGCGTCAATGCCTTCGTTGGCTGGTACCGGGATTTCTACCGGGTTTGA
- a CDS encoding glycosyltransferase family 2 protein, translated as MTDALDLSVLIPARNEVDNLPSLLMEIRTALADEDYEVLVVDDGSSDRTLSVLQQLKSQGYPQLRILRHARSLGQSTSLWHAAQAAHGRWLATLDGDGQNDPADIPGMLALVRANQDLAGGLKLVAGHRVNRRDSASKRWASRFANGLRSRLLKDATPDTGCGLKLIERTAFLRLPYFDHMHRFIPALILRHNGRMLVHPVNHRPRHAGVSKYGNLDRALVGILDLFGVWWLVRRTRLDTPPQELEG; from the coding sequence ATGACAGATGCACTGGACCTCTCGGTACTCATTCCCGCCAGGAACGAGGTCGACAACCTGCCGTCACTGCTGATGGAAATACGCACCGCGCTGGCGGATGAAGACTATGAAGTGCTGGTGGTCGATGACGGCAGCAGCGACCGCACCCTGAGCGTACTGCAGCAACTGAAAAGCCAGGGTTACCCGCAGCTGCGCATCCTCCGCCACGCGCGCTCGCTGGGCCAGAGCACCTCGCTGTGGCATGCCGCCCAGGCTGCACACGGGCGCTGGCTGGCGACCCTGGACGGCGACGGCCAGAACGACCCGGCCGACATCCCCGGCATGCTGGCCCTGGTGCGCGCCAACCAGGACCTGGCCGGCGGCCTCAAACTGGTGGCCGGGCACCGGGTCAACCGCCGCGATAGCGCCAGCAAGCGCTGGGCCTCGCGCTTTGCCAACGGCCTGCGCAGCCGCCTGCTCAAGGACGCCACGCCAGACACCGGCTGCGGGCTGAAACTGATCGAGCGCACGGCCTTCCTGCGCCTGCCCTATTTCGACCACATGCACCGCTTCATCCCGGCGCTGATCCTGCGCCACAACGGCCGCATGCTGGTGCACCCGGTCAATCACCGGCCACGTCACGCCGGGGTGTCCAAGTACGGCAACTTGGACCGCGCCCTGGTCGGCATTCTCGACCTGTTCGGGGTCTGGTGGCTGGTCCGTCGCACCCGCCTGGACACGCCCCCCCAGGAGCTCGAAGGATGA
- a CDS encoding lipid-A-disaccharide synthase N-terminal domain-containing protein produces MTRETLWLIIGFAGQVVFTGRFVLQWLYSEFKRRSVIPVGFWYLSMLGSALLLTYAIYRQDPVFIIGQSFGFLVYLRNLQLIARHQEQKE; encoded by the coding sequence ATGACCCGTGAAACCCTGTGGTTGATCATCGGCTTCGCCGGCCAGGTCGTATTCACCGGGCGCTTCGTGTTGCAGTGGCTGTACAGCGAGTTCAAGCGCCGCAGCGTGATACCGGTGGGTTTTTGGTACCTGAGCATGCTCGGCAGCGCACTGCTGCTGACTTATGCCATCTATCGCCAGGACCCGGTGTTCATCATCGGCCAGAGCTTCGGCTTTCTGGTCTACCTGCGCAACCTGCAGCTGATCGCCCGCCACCAGGAACAGAAGGAATAG
- a CDS encoding putative DNA modification/repair radical SAM protein yields the protein MQLIAKLGILADAAKYDASCASSGAPKRNSRGADGLGATNGMGICHSYTPDGRCVSLLKVLLTNFCLYDCQYCVNRRSSNVPRARFSPEEVVRLTLDFYRRNCISGLFLSSGIIRSADYTMEQLIRVARLLREEHGFRGYIHLKTIPDADPLLIEEAGRLADRLSVNIELPTDASLKRLAPEKQAHTIRQAMGVIHRGQQAVAQEPKAPRFTPAGQSTQVIVGADSTDDSTLLRNAESLYQGYGLKRVYYSAFSPIPDSPGSVPLAAPPLLREHRLYQADFLLRGYGYKAGELLGQSGNLALDIDPKLAWALANREVFPLDVNRAEPALLARIPGIGLRSVQRLVALRRERRIRYDDLIQLRCVLDKARPFIVTSDYRPAQAELRSGLLRARLREPQAPVQMGLWG from the coding sequence ATGCAACTCATTGCCAAACTCGGCATCCTTGCCGATGCTGCCAAGTACGACGCATCCTGCGCCAGCAGCGGCGCGCCCAAGCGCAACTCGCGCGGGGCTGATGGCCTGGGTGCTACCAATGGCATGGGCATCTGTCACAGCTACACCCCTGACGGGCGCTGCGTGTCGCTGCTCAAGGTGCTACTGACCAACTTTTGCCTCTACGACTGCCAATACTGCGTCAACCGCCGCTCCAGCAACGTGCCACGCGCACGTTTCAGCCCCGAGGAAGTGGTCCGGCTGACGCTGGACTTCTACCGGCGCAACTGCATCAGCGGCCTGTTTCTCAGCTCTGGCATCATCCGCTCGGCGGACTACACCATGGAGCAACTGATCCGCGTGGCCCGGCTGTTACGCGAGGAGCACGGCTTCCGTGGCTACATCCACCTCAAGACCATCCCTGATGCCGATCCGCTGCTGATCGAGGAGGCCGGGCGCCTGGCTGACCGGCTCAGCGTCAACATCGAGCTGCCGACCGACGCCAGCCTGAAACGCCTGGCACCGGAGAAACAGGCGCACACCATTCGCCAGGCCATGGGCGTGATCCACCGCGGCCAGCAAGCCGTGGCCCAAGAACCCAAGGCGCCGCGCTTTACCCCGGCCGGGCAAAGCACCCAGGTGATCGTCGGGGCCGACAGCACCGACGACAGCACATTGCTGCGCAATGCCGAATCGCTGTACCAAGGCTACGGCCTCAAGCGCGTGTACTATTCCGCCTTCAGCCCCATCCCCGACAGCCCCGGCAGCGTACCCCTGGCCGCACCGCCGCTGCTGCGCGAACACCGCCTGTACCAGGCTGACTTCCTGTTGCGTGGCTATGGCTACAAGGCCGGCGAGCTGCTGGGTCAGAGCGGCAACCTGGCACTGGACATCGACCCCAAGCTGGCCTGGGCGCTGGCCAACCGCGAAGTGTTCCCACTGGATGTGAACCGTGCCGAGCCGGCGCTACTGGCACGCATCCCCGGCATTGGCCTGCGCAGCGTGCAGCGCCTGGTAGCCCTGCGACGCGAACGGCGCATTCGCTACGATGACCTGATCCAGTTGCGCTGTGTGCTGGACAAGGCGCGGCCGTTCATTGTTACCAGCGACTACCGCCCGGCCCAGGCCGAGTTGCGCAGCGGCCTGCTGAGGGCGCGCTTGCGTGAGCCGCAGGCGCCGGTGCAAATGGGCTTGTGGGGATGA
- a CDS encoding TIGR03915 family putative DNA repair protein, whose protein sequence is MGMIALDCDGLFATWRDQARVLLGHGVDPSEVTWVQGPVADLLAMPTALPEGPGPFRAKVPAALLGQLEQAARYRGEQRWNLLYEVLWRVAHGDRTAMLAGDRLGSELHRRIKQVNREAHHLHAFVRFVPLPEVLAEQLQIDLVAYHEPAHDILESASAHFADRLGRLRWLIATANDGIRFDGQAFDYQRQCPEPWRQWARNAEDPGAELWRTYYRHTFNPARLNPDALRLHMPGRFWRHLPEGMLIPQLEGLARQGKQRDGQALEVASQAGKQISKPTNHSQAERSAATAVIT, encoded by the coding sequence GTGGGGATGATCGCGCTCGACTGCGACGGCCTGTTCGCCACCTGGCGTGACCAGGCCCGGGTGTTGTTGGGGCATGGCGTCGACCCGTCGGAGGTCACCTGGGTGCAAGGGCCGGTGGCTGATTTGCTGGCCATGCCGACAGCACTGCCGGAAGGCCCCGGTCCTTTTCGCGCCAAGGTGCCAGCGGCGCTGCTGGGCCAGCTGGAACAGGCGGCTCGCTACCGTGGCGAGCAGCGCTGGAACCTGCTTTACGAGGTACTTTGGCGGGTGGCCCATGGCGACCGCACTGCCATGCTGGCGGGCGACCGATTGGGCAGTGAGCTGCACAGGCGGATCAAGCAGGTCAATCGCGAAGCGCATCACCTGCATGCGTTCGTACGCTTCGTGCCACTGCCCGAAGTACTGGCTGAACAGCTGCAAATTGACCTGGTGGCCTATCACGAACCGGCGCATGACATTCTGGAAAGCGCCAGTGCGCATTTCGCAGACCGCCTGGGGCGTTTGCGCTGGTTGATTGCCACGGCCAACGACGGCATACGCTTCGATGGCCAGGCATTCGACTACCAGCGCCAGTGCCCCGAGCCCTGGCGCCAGTGGGCGCGCAACGCCGAAGACCCTGGCGCGGAATTGTGGCGCACCTACTATCGCCATACCTTCAACCCTGCCCGCCTCAACCCCGATGCCTTGCGCCTGCACATGCCCGGCCGGTTCTGGCGCCATTTGCCGGAGGGCATGCTCATTCCGCAGCTCGAAGGCCTGGCTCGGCAAGGCAAGCAACGGGATGGCCAAGCCCTGGAAGTCGCCTCCCAGGCTGGCAAACAGATCAGCAAGCCCACGAACCATTCTCAAGCCGAACGATCAGCCGCCACAGCCGTCATAACCTGA